The window GGGCCGCCGATGCCGGTGCCGATCACGACGCCGAGGCGCTCGGGGTCGACCGGCGCTTCCTCGTCCCTCGGCAGTTCGAATCCGGCGTCAGCCCAGGCCTCGCGGGCAGCGATGATCGCGATCTGCTCACACCGGTCGAGCCTGCGGGCCTGGACCCGGGGCAGGACGTCGGTGGGATCGACCAAGAGCGGCGCGGCCAGCTTGGCGGGCAGGTCGTAGCGTTCGACCCACTCCTTGTCGTTGACGCGGATGCCGTTCTTGCCTGCGAGCAGCGCTTCCCAGGTGGTCGTGACATCACCGCCGAGCGGCGTGGTGGCGCCCAGCCCGGTGATGACGACGTCGACGTTGCTCATGGGGTTTCCTTCGCAGCGTGGGTGGTGACTGGATTCGAATGCCGAGGGAACGAGGTGTGCGGTCAGGCGTTGGTGGAGATGTACTTCACGGCGTCGCCGACGGTCTTGAGGTTGGCCAGCTCGTCGTCCGGGATCTTGACGCCGAACTTGTCCTCGGCCTGCACGGCGATCTCGACCATCGAGAGGGAGTCGATGTCGAGGTCGTCGACGAAGGACTTCTCGGCGGTCACGTCGTCGGTGGCGACACCGGCGACCTCTTCGACGATCTCCGCGAGTCCTTCGAGGATCTCGGTGTCGCTGGGCTTCTCCGACATTCCAGGTTCCTTCCTGTTTGGATCAACCGGCCGGTACCGCACCTGCCGGAGTCTTGCTTCCCCTGTGGTCAGGGACAGATGACGACCTGTCCCGCGTAGGACAGGCCCGCGCCGAAACCGACGAGCAGCGCGACGTCGCCGGGCTTGATCCGGCCCGCCTCACGCATGTGGTCCATCGCCATCGGGATGGACGCCGAGGAGGTGTTGCCCGACTTGACGATGTCGTCGGCGACGACCATGTCCTCGCGGGCGCCCTTGGCGCGCAGCTTCTTCGCGATCGATTCGACGATCCGCAGGTTGGCCTGGTGCGGGATGAGCACGTCCACATCGGACGGCTGCAGCCCGGCCGCTTCCAGCGCCTGCAGCGCGATCGGCGCGATCCGCGTGGTCGCCCAGCGGAAGACCGACTGGCCCTCCTGGAAGATGTGCCGGTCCTCGGTCATGCCGATCATGTCGACCATGTCGCCCGCGCTGCCCCAGACGACCGGGCCGATGCCCGCCTCTTCCGAGGGTCCCACGACCGCGGCGCCCGCGCCGTCGGCGAAGATGATCGCGTTGGCCCGGTCGACCGGGTTGACCCAGTCGGTGAGCTTCTCGGCGCCGATGACCAGCACGCGCCGCGCGGAGCCTGAGCGCACCAGGTCCGACGCGGTGCCCAGCGCGTAGCAGAAGCCCGCGCAGGCGGCGTTGAGGTCGAACGCGCCCGCCGCCTTGATCCCGATGCGGTCGGCGACCTGGGCCGCGCCGTTGGGGATCTGGGTCGGCATGGTGCAGTTGGCCAGGATCACGGTGTCCACATCGGACGGTGAGAGGCCGGAGTTGGCCAGCGCCTTGGAGCCTGCCATGACCGCCATGTCGACGAGCAACTCGTCGGGCCCGGCGAACCGGCGCTCGGCGATGCCCACGCGCTCGCGGATCCACTCGTCGGTGGTGTCCATCTTCTGCGAGAGCTCGTCGTTGGTGACGATGCGCTCAGGCTGGAAACTGCCGACCCCGAGGATGCGGCTGGCTTTGGCTCCAGTGGCGAGTCGCATTGTGGTCACGCGCTACTTCCGATCATGTCGGTCACCGTGTCGAGGTTCTCGGGGGTCTTCATGGCCACGGTGGGGGTGCCTTTGAGTTCCCGCTTTGCCAAGCCGACGAGCGCGCCCGCGGGCGGGAACTCGACGATGCCGTCGACGCCGAGTTCGGCCATCGTCGCCATGCAGCGGTCCCAGCGGACGGGGTTGGTGACCTGGTCGATGAGCCGGGCGAGCACCTCGGCGCCGTCGGTCACCGCGGCGCCGTCCCGGTTGGACAGCAGCGTGAAGGCTGGGTTCGCCGGTGCGCCCAGCGTCTCCGCGTGCGCGGCGAGGGCCTGCTGTGCCGGTGCCATGTAGTGGGTGTGGAACGCGCCCGCGACCTTGAGGGTGATCACCTTCGTGTCGGCGGGCGGCTCGGCGGCGAGCTTCTCCAGCGCGGGCAGCGACCCGGCGGCGACGATCTGGCCCGCGCCGTTGCGGTTGGCGGGCACGAGGTCGAGCTCGGCGAGCCGGGCGAGGATGGCCTCTTCGGTGCCGCGCATCAGGGCGGCCATGCCGGTGGGCTCGAGCTCGCACGCGGCGGCCATCTCCCGGCCGCGCACGGCGGCCAGCGCGATGGCGTCCTCGGCGGTGAGCACGCCCGCCATGGCGGCGGCGGCGAACTCGCCGATGGAGTGTCCGGCGATGACGGCGTCCGCGGGGATCTCCACGCGCGAACGCAGCTCCTCGAACGCGAGCAGCGTGGCCGCCACGATGAGCGGCTGGGTGATCGCGGTGTCCTTGATCTCGTCGGCCTCGGCGGTGGTGCCCAGCCGGGTCAGGTCGAGGCCCGCGATGTCCGACCACGCCGCCAGCCGGTCGGCCGCACCCGGCAGTTCGAGCCACGGG is drawn from Actinokineospora alba and contains these coding sequences:
- a CDS encoding acyl carrier protein, whose protein sequence is MSEKPSDTEILEGLAEIVEEVAGVATDDVTAEKSFVDDLDIDSLSMVEIAVQAEDKFGVKIPDDELANLKTVGDAVKYISTNA
- a CDS encoding beta-ketoacyl-ACP synthase III, producing the protein MRLATGAKASRILGVGSFQPERIVTNDELSQKMDTTDEWIRERVGIAERRFAGPDELLVDMAVMAGSKALANSGLSPSDVDTVILANCTMPTQIPNGAAQVADRIGIKAAGAFDLNAACAGFCYALGTASDLVRSGSARRVLVIGAEKLTDWVNPVDRANAIIFADGAGAAVVGPSEEAGIGPVVWGSAGDMVDMIGMTEDRHIFQEGQSVFRWATTRIAPIALQALEAAGLQPSDVDVLIPHQANLRIVESIAKKLRAKGAREDMVVADDIVKSGNTSSASIPMAMDHMREAGRIKPGDVALLVGFGAGLSYAGQVVICP
- a CDS encoding ACP S-malonyltransferase encodes the protein MSSEQVIALLAPGQGSQTPGMLSPWLELPGAADRLAAWSDIAGLDLTRLGTTAEADEIKDTAITQPLIVAATLLAFEELRSRVEIPADAVIAGHSIGEFAAAAMAGVLTAEDAIALAAVRGREMAAACELEPTGMAALMRGTEEAILARLAELDLVPANRNGAGQIVAAGSLPALEKLAAEPPADTKVITLKVAGAFHTHYMAPAQQALAAHAETLGAPANPAFTLLSNRDGAAVTDGAEVLARLIDQVTNPVRWDRCMATMAELGVDGIVEFPPAGALVGLAKRELKGTPTVAMKTPENLDTVTDMIGSSA